In Daucus carota subsp. sativus chromosome 4, DH1 v3.0, whole genome shotgun sequence, one DNA window encodes the following:
- the LOC108218982 gene encoding transmembrane 9 superfamily member 12: protein MSLILGRTYWAAFIYVLLISHSCNGFYLPGSYMHTYSTGQEIFAKVNSLTSIETELPFSYYSLPYCQPHGGVKKSAENLGELLMGDQIDNSPYRFRMNINESVYLCTTKPLSENEVKLLKQRTRDLYQVNMILDNLPAMRFATQNGIKIQWTGFPVGYTPQSSQDDYIINHLKFKVFVHEYEGTGVEIIGTGEEGMGVISEADKKKASGYEIVGFEVLPCSVKYDPERMTKLHIYDNVTSVNCPLELEKSQIIREQERVSFTYEVEFVKSDIKWPSRWDAYLKMEGARVHWFSILNSLMVIFFLAGIVFVIFLRTVRRDLTKYEDLDKEAQAQMNEELSGWKLVVGDVFREPNFSKLLCVMIGDGVQITGMAVVTIVFAAFGFMSPASRGMLLTGMIILYLFLGTGAGYAGVRLWCTIKGTSEGWRSVSWSVACFFPGIAFVILTALNFILWGSKSTGAIPIYLYFILLSLWFCISVPLTLLGGYLGTRAEPIKYPVRTNQIPREIPASKYPSWLLVLGAGTLPFGTLFIELFFILSSIWLGRFYYVFGFLLVVLLLLVTVCAEVSVVLTYMHLCIEDWQWWWKSFYASGSVALYVFLYSINYLVFDLQSLSGPVSAILYLGYSLLIAIAIMLSTGTIGFLTSFYFVHYLFSSVKID, encoded by the coding sequence ATGTCTTTGATATTGGGAAGAACATACTGGGCTGCATTCATCTATGTTCTTCTGATCTCACATTCTTGTAATGGATTTTATCTGCCGGGAAGCTACATGCACACATATTCAACGGGTCAGGAAATATTTGCTAAAGTCAATTCACTGACATCTATAGAAACTGAGCTTCCCTTCAGCTACTACAGTCTGCCATATTGCCAGCCACATGGTGGGGTAAAGAAAAGTGCAGAGAATCTTGGAGAGTTACTCATGGGAGACCAGATTGACAATTCTCCTTATCGTTTTCGTATGAATATTAATGAGTCAGTTTATCTTTGCACGACAAAGCCATTAAGCGAGAATGAGGTGAAGCTCCTAAAACAGAGAACACGTGATCTCTATCAAGTGAATATGATTCTGGACAACTTACCTGCCATGAGGTTTGCCACTCAAAATGGGATCAAAATTCAGTGGACTGGTTTTCCAGTTGGATATACACCACAAAGCTCACAAGATGATTACATTATCAACCACCTCAAGTTCAAAGTTTTTGTTCATGAGTATGAAGGGACTGGTGTAGAGATAATCGGGACAGGGGAAGAGGGTATGGGTGTAATCTCTGAAGCTGATAAGAAGAAAGCATCTGGATATGAGATTGTTGGTTTCGAGGTTTTGCCTTGTAGTGTGAAGTATGATCCTGAAAGGATGACCAAGCTTCATATATATGACAATGTTACATCTGTAAACTGCCCACTTGAATTAGAAAAGTCTCAAATAATAAGGGAGCAAGAAAGAGTGTCATTTACTTATGAGGTTGAATTTGTGAAAAGCGATATCAAGTGGCCGTCCCGGTGGGATGCTTATCTCAAAATGGAAGGTGCTCGAGTCCACTGGTTTTCAATCCTCAACTCGCTGATGGTAATATTCTTCTTAGCTGGTATAGTTTTTGTTATATTCCTAAGAACAGTCAGGAGAGATCTGACGAAATATGAGGACTTGGACAAAGAAGCTCAGGCACAAATGAATGAAGAGCTCTCAGGGTGGAAGCTTGTTGTTGGTGACGTGTTTAGAGAGCCAAATTTTTCAAAGCTGTTATGTGTGATGATTGGAGATGGAGTTCAGATTACAGGAATGGCTGTTGTGACCATTGTATTTGCTGCATTTGGTTTCATGTCACCGGCTTCACGAGGTATGCTGTTGACCGGAATGATTATTCTTTACCTTTTCTTGGGAACAGGGGCTGGTTATGCTGGTGTACGTTTGTGGTGTACTATTAAGGGGACTTCCGAAGGGTGGAGGTCTGTCTCTTGGTCAGTTGCCTGCTTCTTCCCAGGCATTGCCTTCGTCATCCTTACTGCATTAAACTTCATTCTATGGGGCAGCAAGAGTACCGGTGCCATTCCCATATACCTGTATTTTATACTATTGTCTCTGTGGTTCTGCATTTCAGTTCCTCTTACCCTGCTGGGTGGATACTTGGGGACACGAGCTGAGCCTATCAAGTACCCTGTAAGAACAAACCAGATTCCAAGAGAGATTCCTGCTAGCAAGTATCCATCATGGCTTCTTGTTCTTGGTGCTGGAACCCTCCCATTTGGAACCCTCTTCATAGAGCTTTTTTTCATTCTTTCTAGCATATGGCTTGGGAGGTTTTATTATGTGTTTGGATTCCTTCTTGTTGTTCTCTTGCTGTTGGTTACTGTGTGCGCTGAAGTTTCCGTGGTCCTCACTTACATGCATCTCTGCATCGAggactggcaatggtggtggAAATCATTTTACGCATCAGGTTCTGTTGCCCTGTATGTATTCCTTTACTCTATTAATTACTTGGTTTTTGACCTCCAAAGTTTGAGCGGGCCGGTCTCAGCGATTTTATATCTTGGCTACTCACTGCTCATTGCAATTGCGATTATGTTATCTACCGGCACGATCGGCTTCCTCACATCCTTTTACTTTGTTCATTACCTTTTCTCATCGGTGAAAATTGACTAG